In the genome of Nonomuraea sp. NBC_00507, the window GAGGATCGGCAGCTGGCCGCGGACGGACTCAAGCTCTTCCGGCGACAACCAGCTGGGCGTCGTTTCGGTCTTTTCGGTCATTGGCTGATCGTACGTCCCCCCGACCTACCGGCGTACCCGGGCCGGCTCCGGCAGGGCACGACCGGCCAGCCACGACGCCGTGCAGATGACCAGCACGAAGCCCAGGAAGGGCAGATACTCGACGATCTTACGGTTCATTGGAGATCACGCTCCGCTCTCGCTCTCGCCAGCCGCTTGCGCTGCGGCTGGACGGTGTACGTCGGGTCGTTCGCCGACTCCGTTCCTGCGTGGAAGATCCCGAATCGGGTGCAGGCCGATCCCGCCAGCAGCGCCGCCCCCGCCGCGACGGCCGCGATCCTGCTGCGCCGGCCGAAGGCGATCCCGGCTAGCGCACCGCCCAGCGTCAGCGCCTCGCCCGCCCACAGCAGCCTGCTGCGTTTGAGCGGCACGGCCTGCGGCCCGAGCCGCCGCTCCATCCGGAGGGCGGCGGCGCACCCGGCGGCGGCGCCCAGCAGCGCCACCCGCCGGGCCGGGCCCGCCTCGGCCAGGGGCGCGGCCAGCATGCCGAGCCCGCCCGCCGCCGCGGCGGCCGAGCCGGCGAACAGGAACGGCATCTCGCGGTAGCCCTCGTGCCAGACGGGCACGGCGGTGTCGCAGACCAGCGCGGCCGTATAGGTGGCCACCGCGGGCCCGGCCAGCCCGGCTCCGATCGTGGCCGCCCGGCCCAGCCGGGGGAGACGCCCCGTCAGGGCGGTGGCGGCCGCGCAGGCGGCTGGCGGGCCGTACGCGGTCAGGAGCCACGTGCCGACGCTCATCGGCGAGGTCACCTTGAACACGCGCAGCATGTTGACGAACCGCTCGGGGCGGCCGAGGTCGTGGATCAGCGAGTAGAGCGACCCGCCGAGCGCGCACAGCGCCCCGGTCTTGGCCGCCCTGGCCAGGCGCGGCCGGCCGGTCAGCTCGGCGGCGGCGGCCAGCGTGGACGAGGCCCCGGCCAGGCCGCCGAGGAACAGGTATCCGGCGATGTCGGGGGCCTGCCACGTCGGCTCGTTCAGCACCGGCAGGCCGTAGTAGGAGCCTGCTCGCGGCTTGGCCGTCGCGGGGCGCAACGGCCTGGGTCCCGCGGACCCCGGCGTGGCCTCACGTTCGGTCCGCACCTCGGCCGAGCCGTCCAACCGCACGTCGGTCTGGCTCATGATCTCCTCCGTCCTGGGGCCGCCGAGCCCAAGAGGGCTGAGCTCACCGCCTCCGCGCCGGCCGGCCGCCGTAGCAGGGCCGCGGCGGTCATTCCCGCCATCAGGGCGAGGGCCGCGGCGCCGGCGTGGCGCCACATCGACGGCAGGTCTCTGGTGGTCACCACCGGGTCGGGTGGCAGGCCGTACACCTCGGGCTCGTCGAGCAGCAGGAAGAACGCCCCCATGCCGCCCACGCCGTCACCGGTGTCGTGGCCGTACAGCCGCGCCGAGGTGACCCCGGCCCCGCGCACCTGCTCCAGCCGCCGCTCCGCCCGCTCGCGCAACTCCTCCAGGTCGCCGAACTGGATGGAGTCCGTGGGGCACGTCTTGGCGCAGGCCGGCTCTTGCCCCGCCCCCAGCCGGTCGTAGCACATGGTGCACTTGGCCGCCGTGCCGCCCTGCTCGCGCTCCCGCTTGCCGATCACCCCGAACGGGCAGGCCGGCACGCAGTAGCCGCAGCCGTTGCACACGTCCTCCTGCACCACCACCGTCCCGTGCTCGGTGCGGAACAACGACCCCGTCGGGCACACGTCCAGGCAGGCGGCGTGCGTGCAGTGCTTGCACACGTCGGAGGCCATCAGCCAGCGGAAGTCCTGGTCGTTCAGCCCGGGCTCCTGGTGGCCGAGCGGCCGCCGCTGCTCGATGAACGCCACGTGCCGCCAGGTGTCGGCCCCGAGGCCCACCGTGTTGTCGTACGACATGCCGGTGAAGGTCAGCCCGTCCTCGGGGACGGCGTTCCACTCCTTGCACGCCACCTCGCACGCCTTGCAGCCGATGCAGACGCTGGTGTCGGTGAAGAACCCCACCCGCCCGGCGCCGATCGCCTCGTCCAGGTCGAAGGCCATGGCTCAGGCCTCCATTCCGGTGTCGCCGGTGACTCCGGCCCGCTGCCGGTAGGCCAGGACGAGCTCGGGCAGCGCCGCGCCGCGTGGCCGCCGCCCCGGCCGGATGTCCGCCGACAGCGCCTTGACCTCCTGGATGTGCGAGTTGGGGTCCAGCGAGATCGACGACAGCTCGTTGGCCGCATCGCCCCTGGCCAGGCCGTTCGGCCCGAAGTGGAACGGCAGGCCGATCTGGTGCAGCGTGCGCCCGTTCAGGTGCAGCGGCGCGATCCGGTCGGTGAC includes:
- the nrfD gene encoding NrfD/PsrC family molybdoenzyme membrane anchor subunit — encoded protein: MSQTDVRLDGSAEVRTEREATPGSAGPRPLRPATAKPRAGSYYGLPVLNEPTWQAPDIAGYLFLGGLAGASSTLAAAAELTGRPRLARAAKTGALCALGGSLYSLIHDLGRPERFVNMLRVFKVTSPMSVGTWLLTAYGPPAACAAATALTGRLPRLGRAATIGAGLAGPAVATYTAALVCDTAVPVWHEGYREMPFLFAGSAAAAAGGLGMLAAPLAEAGPARRVALLGAAAGCAAALRMERRLGPQAVPLKRSRLLWAGEALTLGGALAGIAFGRRSRIAAVAAGAALLAGSACTRFGIFHAGTESANDPTYTVQPQRKRLARARAERDLQ
- a CDS encoding 4Fe-4S dicluster domain-containing protein, encoding MAFDLDEAIGAGRVGFFTDTSVCIGCKACEVACKEWNAVPEDGLTFTGMSYDNTVGLGADTWRHVAFIEQRRPLGHQEPGLNDQDFRWLMASDVCKHCTHAACLDVCPTGSLFRTEHGTVVVQEDVCNGCGYCVPACPFGVIGKREREQGGTAAKCTMCYDRLGAGQEPACAKTCPTDSIQFGDLEELRERAERRLEQVRGAGVTSARLYGHDTGDGVGGMGAFFLLLDEPEVYGLPPDPVVTTRDLPSMWRHAGAAALALMAGMTAAALLRRPAGAEAVSSALLGSAAPGRRRS